The Medicago truncatula cultivar Jemalong A17 chromosome 4, MtrunA17r5.0-ANR, whole genome shotgun sequence genome includes a region encoding these proteins:
- the LOC25492856 gene encoding DNA-directed RNA polymerase subunit 10-like protein, protein MIIPVRCFTCGKVIGNKWDSYLDFLQADYTEGDALDALGLVRYCCRRMLMTHVDLIEKLLNYNTMEKAEAS, encoded by the exons atgattatTCCCGTTCGATGTTTCACTTGTGGAAAG GTCATTGGAAACAAATGGGACTCTTACCTGGACTTTCTTCAAGCAGATTACACTGAAGG AGATGCACTGGATGCGTTGGGTCTGGTTCGGTATTGTTGCAGGCGCATGCTTATGACCCATGTTGATCTCATTGAGAAACTATTGAACTATAACA CTATGGAGAAGGCTGAAGCCAGTTAG
- the LOC25492857 gene encoding uncharacterized protein: protein MESGSVKRKSGGGGGNAVEVLDGSNIMELVGNKDVFSNFVNHKFQELDRDKDGKLSLTELQPAVSDIGSALGLPAKGTNPDSDHIYSEVLNEFTHGKQEKVSKTEFKEVLSDILLGMAAGLKRDPIVILRIDGEDLLEFLNGPSYEPEIVSIFSQIESPQKSLHDLIIQALSKLNVDQGIPPTSDSWVISNIVEPALLSEHGHDLDKPVSQEIFLEEFKKVALSVANRLKEQPVIVAHSESTFDGNGVKRLLSNKFELDKILNSAIETLPKDKNGKISKDYLRVALDTVAPSAALPPFGAIEEMDKVIGEVFKLVSADDAKLVKEEEFKKILTEILGSIMLQLEGNPIAVASNSVVHEPLGSSSTLLQPTPAETA from the exons ATGGAGAGTGGTTCAGTTAAGAGAAaaagtggtggtggtggtggaaacGCAGTAGAGGTTCTAGATGGTTCTAATATTATGGAGTTAGTTGGAAACAAAGATGTTTTTAGTAACTTTGTGAACCATAAGTTTCAAGAGTTGGATAGAGATAAAGATGGTAAACTCTCTCTGACTGAACTTCAACCTGCTGTTTCTGATATTGGTTCTGCTCTTGGTTTACCTGCTAAAGGCACTAATCCTGATTCTGATCACATCTATTCTGAG GTATTGAATGAATTCACACATGGAAAGCAAGAAAAAGTGAGCAAGACTGAGTTCAAAGAGGTTCTCTCAGACATTCTGTTGGGCATGGCTGCTGGACTCAAACGTGATCCAATTGTGATACTTCGCATTGATGGCGAAGATCTTCTCGAGTTTCTTAATGGTCCAAGTTATGAACCAGAGATAGTTTCCATATTCTCTCAAATTGAATCACCTCAAAAATCTCTTCATGATCTTATAATTCAAGCTCTCAGCAAACTCAATGTTGATCAAGGGATTCCTCCTACTTCTGATTCTTGG GTTATTAGCAACATTGTGGAACCGGCACTGCTTTCTGAACATGGGCATGATTTAGATAAACCTGTTTCTCAAGAGATATTTTTGGAGGAATTTAAGAAAGTAGCATTGAGCGTGGCGAATCGCCTTAAGGAGCAACCTGTTATAGTTGCTCATAGTGAAAGCACCTTTGATGGAAATGGTGTTAAAAGACTATTAtccaacaagtttgaattagACAAG ATTTTGAACTCAGCTATAGAGACTTTGCCTAAagataaaaatggaaaaatttcgAAGGATTACCTACGCGTGGCGCTGGACACGGTGGCTCCATCTGCTGCTTTACCTCCATTTGGTGCAATTGAAGAG ATGGATAAGGTAATTGGTGAAGTGTTCAAGTTGGTGAGTGCAGATGATGCAAAGTTggtgaaagaagaagaattcAAGAAAATATTAACTGAAATATTGGGGAGTATCATGTTGCAGTTGGAAGGAAATCCTATAGCAGTTGCTTCAAATTCTGTAGTGCATGAGCCTCTAGGCTCCTCTTCTACACTTCTGCAGCCAACCCCTGCTGAAACAGCATAA